One region of Mycolicibacterium insubricum genomic DNA includes:
- a CDS encoding class I SAM-dependent methyltransferase, with amino-acid sequence MRRPASPAPTRFLARRADLRRSVRLLGEFRFEQSAPDRFYGALAADTAAMVDELWRGATGTALDGRTVLDVGGGPGYFADAFAARGAAYIGVEPDPAEIHAGPTPPSGRSGTLVRASGLALPFADATVDVTLSSNVAEHVPDPWRLGNEMLRVTRPGGLAILSYTVWLGPFGGHEMGLTHYLGGARAAARYTRRHGHPPKNNYGSSLFAVSVADGLDWARSTGMLVAAFPRYHPRWAWGLTAVPVLREFLVSNLVLVLRPGSAPD; translated from the coding sequence ATGCGCCGCCCCGCGTCACCTGCGCCGACCCGGTTCCTGGCGCGCCGCGCGGACCTGCGCCGGTCGGTGCGGCTGCTGGGGGAATTCCGGTTCGAGCAGTCCGCGCCGGACCGGTTCTACGGTGCGCTGGCCGCCGATACCGCGGCGATGGTCGACGAGTTGTGGCGCGGGGCGACCGGAACCGCGCTGGACGGGCGGACGGTGCTCGACGTCGGCGGCGGCCCGGGTTATTTCGCCGACGCGTTCGCCGCCCGCGGCGCGGCCTACATCGGGGTGGAGCCCGATCCGGCCGAGATACACGCCGGCCCGACGCCGCCGTCGGGCCGCTCCGGGACCCTGGTGCGGGCGTCCGGGCTGGCGCTGCCGTTCGCCGACGCCACCGTGGACGTCACGCTGTCGTCGAATGTCGCCGAGCACGTGCCGGACCCGTGGCGTCTGGGCAACGAGATGCTGCGGGTGACCCGGCCGGGTGGGCTGGCGATCCTGTCCTACACGGTGTGGCTGGGGCCGTTCGGCGGTCACGAGATGGGGTTGACGCACTATCTCGGCGGGGCGCGGGCGGCGGCCCGGTACACCCGCAGGCACGGCCATCCGCCGAAGAACAACTACGGGTCGTCGCTGTTCGCGGTGTCGGTGGCCGACGGGCTGGACTGGGCGCGCAGCACCGGGATGCTGGTGGCCGCTTTTCCCCGCTACCACCCACGATGGGCCTGGGGATTGACGGCTGTTCCGGTGCTGCGGGAGTTCCTGGTGAGCAATCTGGTGCTGGTGCTGCGGCCCGGTTCGGCACCGGACTGA
- a CDS encoding thiolase family protein, giving the protein MTAQSKAAIIAAARSAIGTARKGTLANMPAIEVAKPIVVAAVERSGLDPSDFEDLILAESLQGGGDSARYIAVDLGYDSIPGAAVNRQCASSLAAIAFGAGQIASGMSRHLLAGGMESLSTMPQFLKRKAFTTGKEAGDWERFAPAANPLDTPGAPPYDMSITVAHNCAVEYGLTREDQDAWSLRSHQRAVKAVDAGSFVDEIVPIEVPQADGSTVTFAVDEHPRRETSMETLAGLKVLHPEIEGFSVTAGNSSGTNDAAAVVALASPQTQENVLANILSWSQVGIPAKRTGSGPIYAIPKALELAGLKISDVALFEINEAFAAQAVACTRQLGLDEELVNVYGSGISLGHPIAATGARMVTSAIYELRRRGGGIGVLSMCAGGGMGAAMVIEVA; this is encoded by the coding sequence ATGACCGCACAGAGTAAGGCCGCGATCATCGCGGCGGCCCGCAGCGCAATCGGCACCGCCCGCAAGGGCACGCTGGCCAACATGCCCGCCATCGAGGTGGCCAAGCCGATCGTCGTCGCCGCCGTCGAACGCTCCGGGCTGGACCCGTCCGACTTCGAGGACCTGATCCTGGCCGAGAGCCTGCAGGGCGGCGGCGACAGCGCCCGCTACATCGCCGTCGACCTCGGCTACGACTCGATCCCGGGTGCGGCCGTCAACCGGCAGTGCGCCTCCAGCCTGGCCGCCATCGCATTCGGCGCCGGCCAGATCGCCTCGGGCATGAGCCGGCACCTGCTGGCCGGCGGCATGGAGTCGCTGTCGACCATGCCGCAGTTCCTCAAGCGCAAGGCCTTCACCACCGGCAAGGAGGCAGGCGACTGGGAGCGCTTCGCCCCGGCCGCCAACCCGCTGGACACCCCCGGCGCCCCGCCGTACGACATGTCCATCACCGTCGCGCACAACTGTGCGGTCGAGTACGGACTGACCCGCGAGGACCAGGACGCCTGGTCGCTGCGCAGCCACCAGCGGGCCGTCAAGGCCGTCGACGCCGGCTCCTTCGTCGACGAGATCGTGCCGATCGAGGTGCCGCAGGCCGACGGGTCCACCGTCACCTTCGCCGTCGACGAGCACCCGCGCCGGGAGACCTCGATGGAGACCCTGGCCGGCCTGAAGGTGCTGCACCCGGAAATCGAGGGCTTCTCGGTGACCGCCGGCAACTCCTCGGGCACCAACGACGCGGCGGCCGTCGTCGCCCTGGCCTCCCCGCAGACGCAGGAGAACGTGCTGGCCAACATCCTGAGTTGGTCGCAGGTCGGCATCCCGGCCAAGCGCACCGGCAGCGGCCCGATCTACGCCATCCCGAAGGCGCTGGAGCTGGCCGGGCTGAAGATCTCCGACGTCGCGCTGTTCGAGATCAACGAGGCGTTCGCCGCCCAGGCCGTGGCCTGCACCCGCCAGCTCGGCCTGGACGAGGAACTGGTCAACGTCTACGGCTCGGGCATCAGCCTGGGCCACCCGATTGCGGCCACCGGCGCCCGGATGGTCACCTCGGCCATCTACGAGCTGCGTCGCCGCGGCGGCGGCATCGGTGTGCTGTCGATGTGCGCCGGCGGCGGCATGGGTGCGGCGATGGTCATCGAGGTCGCCTGA
- a CDS encoding class I adenylate-forming enzyme family protein, with protein sequence MSISLLLEMAVSANPDRVAVVDGDLRLSTQELSDLADGGAGVIADTGADHVVYVGVGGAMLPLLLFASARAGLALTPINYRLSAEGIRTLIDRLPDPVVIVDERYREMVGDAGIAVIDSAAFLADARTHEPAAEFADPDAVGVVLFTSGTTSAPKAVELTHNNLTSYITGTVEFDSAEPGDAALISVPPYHIAGVSAALSNLYAGRKLVYLPGFDADEWVRLVAEESVTSATLVPTMLDRVVAVLEAGGHRLPSLRTLAYGGSKVGLPLVRKALALLPDVGFVNAYGLTETSSTIAVLGPDDHREAHGHDDEAVARRLGSVGRPVPGIEVQIRDEAGNVLGPGETGELYVRGEQVSGRYTGIGSVLDNEGWFPTRDIASLDADGYLFIGGRSDDTIIRGGENIAPAELEDVLIEHPDVHQVAVVGPEDPQWGQSIVAVVVPVAGITPDAEELREHVRKSLRGSRTPDRVVFRDELPTNATGKVLRREILADLATD encoded by the coding sequence ATGAGCATTTCGCTGCTGTTGGAGATGGCGGTCTCGGCGAACCCGGACCGGGTGGCGGTGGTCGACGGTGACCTGCGGCTGAGCACCCAGGAGCTGTCCGATCTGGCCGACGGCGGCGCCGGCGTCATCGCCGACACCGGCGCGGACCACGTCGTCTACGTCGGCGTCGGCGGCGCCATGCTGCCGCTGCTGCTGTTCGCCTCCGCGCGCGCCGGCCTGGCCCTGACGCCGATCAACTACCGGCTCTCCGCCGAGGGCATCCGCACCCTCATCGACCGGCTGCCCGACCCGGTCGTCATCGTCGACGAGCGGTACCGGGAGATGGTCGGCGACGCCGGCATCGCGGTCATCGACTCGGCCGCGTTCCTGGCCGACGCGCGCACCCACGAGCCCGCCGCCGAGTTCGCCGACCCGGATGCCGTCGGGGTGGTGCTGTTCACCTCCGGAACCACCAGCGCGCCCAAGGCCGTCGAGCTCACCCACAACAACCTGACCAGCTACATCACCGGCACCGTGGAATTCGACTCCGCAGAACCCGGTGACGCGGCTCTGATCTCGGTACCGCCGTACCACATCGCCGGGGTCAGCGCCGCGCTGTCGAACCTCTATGCCGGCCGGAAACTGGTGTACCTGCCCGGCTTCGATGCCGACGAGTGGGTGCGACTGGTCGCCGAGGAGTCGGTCACCTCGGCGACGCTGGTGCCCACCATGCTGGACCGGGTGGTCGCCGTGCTGGAGGCCGGAGGTCACCGGTTGCCGTCGTTGCGGACCCTGGCCTACGGCGGGTCGAAGGTCGGCCTGCCGCTGGTCCGCAAGGCGCTGGCACTGCTGCCCGACGTCGGCTTCGTCAACGCCTACGGGCTCACCGAGACCAGCTCCACCATCGCCGTGCTGGGCCCCGACGATCACCGCGAGGCGCACGGGCACGACGACGAGGCGGTGGCCCGCCGGCTGGGGTCGGTCGGCCGCCCGGTGCCCGGCATCGAGGTGCAGATCCGCGACGAAGCCGGAAACGTGTTGGGCCCCGGTGAAACCGGCGAACTCTATGTGCGCGGCGAGCAGGTGTCCGGGCGCTACACCGGCATCGGATCGGTGCTCGACAACGAGGGCTGGTTCCCGACCCGCGACATCGCCTCGCTCGACGCCGACGGCTACCTGTTCATCGGCGGGCGCTCCGACGACACCATCATCCGCGGCGGAGAGAACATCGCCCCGGCCGAGCTCGAGGACGTGCTCATCGAGCACCCGGACGTGCATCAGGTGGCCGTCGTCGGCCCCGAGGACCCGCAGTGGGGGCAGAGCATCGTCGCCGTCGTCGTCCCGGTCGCCGGAATCACCCCGGACGCCGAGGAATTGCGCGAACATGTCCGCAAGAGCCTGCGTGGATCACGCACCCCGGACCGGGTGGTGTTCCGCGACGAACTGCCCACCAATGCCACCGGCAAGGTACTGCGGCGCGAGATCCTCGCCGACCTGGCCACCGACTGA
- a CDS encoding aldehyde dehydrogenase, which translates to MTQTATPGYRTDFDKLFIGGRWVEPAGSEVIEVFSPATGEKVGQTPLATAADVDAACAAARKAFDEGPWPRMTPHERQAVIAKAVELITARADEFKHLLTCETGQPGTIVDIMQFGAGVTGLQYYAGAADKYTWRDIRDGVYGQTLVLREPIGVVGAVVAWNVPFFLACNKLGPALLAGCTVVLKPAAETPLSTNLLAEVFAEAGLPEGVLSVVPGGPETGRALTANPQIDKFTFTGSSAVGKEVGKIAAERLKPCTLELGGKSAAIILEDADLDSTLPMLVFSGLMNCGQACVGQTRILAPTSRYDEVVEKVAAAVAAMPVGRPDDPTAAIGPLISEKQRDRVERYILTGVEEGARIVTGGQRPKGLEGGWFVEPTVFADVDNSMAIAQEEIFGPVLVVIPYEDEDDAVRIANDSVYGLAGSVWTTDNDKAIEIARKIRTGTYAVNMYAFDPGAPFGGYKNSGIGRENGPEGIDAYCEAKSVLLPFGYTPAE; encoded by the coding sequence ATGACACAGACCGCCACCCCCGGCTACCGCACCGATTTCGACAAGCTGTTCATCGGCGGACGGTGGGTCGAACCCGCCGGCTCCGAGGTCATCGAGGTGTTCTCCCCGGCGACCGGCGAGAAGGTGGGCCAGACGCCGCTGGCCACCGCCGCCGACGTCGACGCCGCCTGCGCCGCGGCGCGCAAGGCCTTCGACGAGGGCCCGTGGCCCCGGATGACGCCGCACGAGCGGCAAGCCGTCATCGCCAAGGCGGTCGAGCTGATCACCGCGCGCGCCGACGAGTTCAAGCACCTGCTGACGTGCGAGACCGGGCAGCCGGGGACCATCGTCGACATCATGCAGTTCGGCGCCGGGGTGACCGGACTGCAGTACTACGCCGGGGCGGCCGACAAGTACACCTGGCGCGACATCCGCGACGGCGTGTACGGACAGACGCTGGTGCTGCGCGAACCGATCGGCGTGGTCGGCGCGGTGGTGGCGTGGAACGTGCCGTTCTTCCTGGCCTGCAACAAGCTCGGCCCGGCGCTGCTGGCCGGCTGCACCGTCGTGCTCAAGCCGGCCGCGGAGACCCCGCTGTCGACCAACCTGCTGGCCGAGGTGTTCGCCGAGGCCGGGCTGCCCGAGGGTGTGCTGTCGGTGGTCCCCGGCGGCCCGGAGACCGGCCGCGCGCTGACCGCGAACCCGCAGATCGACAAGTTCACCTTCACCGGGTCCTCGGCCGTCGGCAAGGAGGTCGGCAAGATCGCCGCCGAGCGGCTCAAGCCGTGCACGCTGGAGCTCGGCGGGAAGTCCGCCGCGATCATCCTGGAGGACGCCGACCTGGACTCCACCCTGCCGATGCTGGTCTTCTCCGGGTTGATGAACTGCGGGCAGGCGTGCGTGGGCCAGACCCGGATCCTGGCCCCGACCTCGCGCTACGACGAGGTGGTGGAGAAGGTCGCCGCCGCCGTCGCCGCCATGCCGGTCGGCCGGCCGGATGACCCGACAGCCGCGATCGGGCCGCTGATCAGCGAGAAGCAGCGCGACCGGGTGGAGCGCTACATCCTCACCGGCGTCGAGGAGGGTGCCCGCATCGTCACCGGCGGCCAGCGCCCGAAGGGCCTGGAGGGCGGCTGGTTCGTGGAGCCGACGGTGTTCGCCGACGTCGACAACTCGATGGCCATCGCGCAGGAGGAGATCTTCGGGCCGGTGCTCGTGGTGATCCCCTACGAGGACGAGGACGACGCGGTGCGCATCGCCAACGACTCGGTGTACGGGCTGGCCGGTTCTGTGTGGACCACGGACAACGACAAGGCCATCGAGATCGCCCGCAAAATCCGCACCGGCACCTACGCGGTGAACATGTACGCCTTCGACCCGGGTGCGCCGTTCGGCGGCTACAAGAACTCCGGCATCGGCCGGGAGAACGGTCCCGAGGGCATCGACGCGTACTGCGAGGCCAAGAGCGTGCTGCTGCCCTTCGGCTACACCCCCGCGGAGTAG
- a CDS encoding acyltransferase family protein: protein MAAPRAPEAVDQQVGGTRSFLPAVEGLRAWAAIGVVITHVSFQTAASHGPLGRLLGRFDLAVAVFFALSGFLLWRGHAAAARGLRHRPPTVHYLRSRLVRIMPGYLVAVVVILLLLPDARDASPTVWLANLTLTQIYVPLTLTPGLTQMWSLSVEVTFYLVLPLLALLAALLPVRARIPVIVGVGAASLAWGLLPITTAAGVNFLNWPPAYGSWFAAGMLLAELTVSRVGWVHRLARRRILMAAVVLVAYGISASPVAGPEGLTPATLGQFVVRTAMGAIIAFGLLAPLVLDRPDTPHRLLGSPAMVTLGRWSYGLFVWHLAALTMAFPAVGRFVFSGDMVVILVLTLIFGFAMAAVSYALVEQPCRQALRNWERSRRAAPPLDSSVTDTPEPAVAV, encoded by the coding sequence ATGGCAGCGCCGCGGGCACCCGAGGCCGTCGACCAGCAGGTCGGTGGCACCCGGAGCTTCCTGCCCGCGGTGGAGGGCTTGCGCGCCTGGGCCGCCATTGGGGTGGTGATCACACACGTCTCCTTCCAGACCGCGGCGTCACACGGCCCGTTGGGCCGGTTGCTGGGGCGCTTCGACCTGGCGGTCGCGGTGTTCTTCGCGCTGTCGGGGTTCCTGCTGTGGCGCGGGCACGCCGCCGCTGCCCGCGGACTGCGGCACCGGCCGCCGACGGTGCACTACCTGCGGTCCCGGCTGGTCCGGATCATGCCCGGCTACCTGGTGGCGGTGGTGGTCATCCTGTTGCTGCTGCCCGACGCCCGGGACGCCAGCCCGACGGTGTGGCTGGCCAACCTGACCCTGACCCAGATCTACGTGCCGTTGACGCTGACGCCCGGCCTCACCCAGATGTGGAGCCTGTCGGTGGAGGTGACCTTCTATCTGGTGCTGCCGCTGCTGGCGTTGCTGGCCGCCTTGCTGCCGGTGCGCGCCCGGATCCCGGTGATCGTCGGCGTCGGGGCGGCCAGTCTGGCCTGGGGACTGCTGCCGATCACGACGGCCGCCGGGGTCAACTTCCTGAACTGGCCGCCGGCCTACGGTTCCTGGTTCGCCGCGGGGATGCTGCTGGCCGAGCTGACGGTCAGCCGGGTCGGCTGGGTGCACCGGTTGGCCCGCCGTCGGATCCTGATGGCCGCCGTCGTGCTGGTCGCCTACGGCATCTCGGCGTCGCCGGTGGCCGGCCCGGAGGGGCTCACCCCGGCGACGCTGGGCCAATTCGTCGTGCGCACCGCGATGGGCGCGATCATCGCGTTCGGGCTGCTGGCCCCGCTGGTGCTCGACCGCCCGGACACGCCGCACCGGTTGCTGGGCAGTCCGGCCATGGTGACCCTGGGCCGATGGTCTTACGGGTTGTTCGTCTGGCACCTGGCCGCCCTGACGATGGCGTTCCCGGCGGTCGGCCGGTTCGTGTTCAGCGGCGACATGGTCGTCATCCTGGTGCTGACACTGATCTTCGGTTTCGCGATGGCGGCGGTCAGCTACGCGTTGGTGGAGCAACCGTGCCGGCAGGCGCTGCGCAACTGGGAGCGCTCACGGCGCGCCGCCCCGCCCCTGGACAGTTCCGTCACCGACACCCCCGAGCCCGCCGTCGCGGTGTAG
- a CDS encoding crotonase/enoyl-CoA hydratase family protein, with amino-acid sequence MSEEATEKPAVLVEQRDRVLLITINRPEAKNAVNLAVSQGLADAMDRLDADPGLSVGVLTGAGGSFCAGMDLKAFARGERCDIDGRGLGFTQSPPAKPLIAAVEGYALAGGTEVALSCDLIVAANNSAFGIPEVKRGLVAGGGGLLRLPQRIPYAVAMELALTGDNLSAERAHELGLVTTLTEPGGALDGALALAAKITANGPLAVAATKKIIVESRYWGDEEQWTEQMKILAPVFLSKDAREGAVAFAEKRAPQWTGS; translated from the coding sequence GTGAGCGAAGAAGCTACCGAGAAACCCGCAGTCCTGGTCGAGCAGCGCGATCGTGTCCTGCTCATCACCATCAACCGGCCGGAGGCCAAAAACGCCGTCAACCTGGCCGTCAGCCAGGGCCTGGCGGACGCCATGGACCGGCTCGACGCCGATCCCGGCCTGTCGGTCGGCGTGCTGACCGGCGCCGGCGGCTCGTTCTGCGCCGGCATGGACCTCAAGGCGTTCGCCCGCGGCGAGCGCTGTGACATCGACGGCCGCGGACTGGGCTTCACCCAGAGCCCGCCGGCCAAGCCGCTGATCGCCGCGGTGGAGGGCTACGCGCTGGCCGGCGGCACCGAGGTGGCGTTGTCCTGCGACCTGATCGTCGCGGCGAACAACTCCGCCTTCGGCATCCCCGAGGTCAAGCGCGGCCTGGTTGCCGGCGGCGGCGGCCTGCTGCGGCTGCCGCAGCGCATTCCGTACGCCGTCGCCATGGAACTCGCGCTGACCGGTGACAACCTGTCCGCCGAGCGGGCGCACGAGCTGGGCCTGGTCACCACGCTGACCGAGCCGGGCGGTGCCCTCGACGGCGCCCTGGCGCTGGCCGCCAAGATCACCGCCAACGGCCCGCTGGCGGTGGCCGCGACCAAGAAGATCATCGTCGAATCCCGCTACTGGGGCGATGAGGAGCAGTGGACCGAGCAGATGAAGATCCTCGCCCCGGTGTTCCTGTCCAAGGACGCCCGCGAGGGTGCCGTGGCGTTCGCCGAGAAGCGCGCGCCGCAGTGGACCGGTAGCTGA
- a CDS encoding DUF3068 domain-containing protein, with product MNRAVLLRIAACGLLGLGSGLLIAALLLSTYTSSRIQQIPLNLDARLVSSGTGTVLDPQSLSTPHFRTTENTPVEAVRAITVEQPSGPTKVTLQVGDLVRRTDKQEDQGLLLALVDTVSLDRSTALPIPDSGFLQRPRTIEHPEPAVPKPLPHEGLTYRFPFDTEKKSYQVFDPIAQVAEDANYVGEDDVNGLTAYKFVQNIGYDSTGEKLAKPVAYRSLYENDEDAEVTALASMWGLEGVDPEEQITMKRFYAASRTFWVDPVSGTIVKTKEHANHYYARDGLHPERTLSDYTVTSTSDTVEHQVAAARSERDRIGLWTRVLPISFTAAGLVALIAGAVLGAFGLRTEAALIDPGLDNGGGLFGRRPPDTGPMPAAEAETEKLPAHRPDLMLDQGPSSDPK from the coding sequence GTGAATCGTGCAGTGCTCTTGCGCATCGCGGCGTGCGGATTGCTGGGCTTGGGTTCCGGGTTGCTGATCGCGGCACTGCTGTTGTCCACCTACACCTCCAGCCGCATTCAGCAGATACCGCTGAACCTGGACGCCCGGCTGGTCAGCTCGGGCACCGGCACGGTCCTGGACCCGCAGTCGCTGTCCACCCCGCATTTCCGGACCACCGAGAACACCCCGGTGGAGGCCGTGCGCGCCATCACCGTCGAACAGCCGTCGGGCCCGACCAAGGTGACGCTGCAGGTCGGCGACCTGGTGCGGCGCACCGACAAGCAGGAGGACCAGGGGCTGCTGCTGGCGCTGGTGGACACCGTGTCGCTGGACCGCTCGACCGCCCTGCCGATTCCCGACAGCGGTTTCCTGCAGCGGCCGCGCACCATCGAGCACCCCGAGCCGGCCGTGCCCAAGCCGCTGCCGCACGAGGGCCTGACCTACCGGTTCCCGTTCGACACCGAGAAGAAGTCGTATCAGGTGTTCGACCCGATCGCCCAGGTCGCCGAGGACGCCAACTACGTCGGCGAGGACGACGTCAACGGGCTGACCGCCTACAAGTTCGTGCAGAACATCGGCTACGACTCGACCGGCGAGAAGCTGGCCAAGCCGGTCGCCTACCGGTCGCTGTACGAGAACGACGAGGACGCCGAGGTCACCGCGCTGGCCTCGATGTGGGGGCTCGAGGGCGTCGATCCCGAAGAGCAGATCACCATGAAGCGCTTCTACGCCGCGTCCCGCACCTTCTGGGTGGACCCGGTGTCGGGCACCATCGTGAAGACCAAGGAACACGCCAACCACTACTACGCCCGCGACGGCCTGCACCCCGAGCGCACACTGTCGGACTACACGGTCACGTCGACGTCGGACACCGTCGAGCACCAGGTGGCTGCCGCGCGCAGTGAGCGGGACCGGATCGGGCTGTGGACCCGGGTGCTGCCGATCTCGTTCACCGCGGCCGGGCTGGTCGCGCTGATCGCCGGCGCCGTGCTGGGCGCCTTCGGGCTGCGCACCGAGGCCGCGCTGATCGACCCGGGTCTGGACAACGGTGGCGGGCTGTTCGGCCGACGGCCGCCGGATACCGGCCCGATGCCCGCGGCCGAGGCCGAGACCGAGAAACTGCCCGCGCATCGGCCCGACCTGATGCTCGATCAGGGGCCGTCCAGCGACCCCAAGTAG
- a CDS encoding glycosyltransferase family 4 protein produces MSEVPIRSVLLLCWRDTGHPQGGGSEAYLQRIGAQLAASGVAVTLRTARYPGAAPRGQVDGVTISRGGGRYTVYIRAGLAMVAARAGLGPLRRVKPDVVIDAQNGLPFLARLAYGRRSVLLVHHCHREQWPVAGERLARVGWFVESKLSPWLHRRNQYVTVSLPSARELTELGVGSDRIAVVRNGVDEAPPGTLDAPRSATPRVVVLSRLVPHKQIEDALSAVAALAPRFPGLHLDVIGGGWWSDRLAEQAAALGIADAVTFHGHVDDVTKHELVQRAWVQVLPSRKEGWGLAVIEAAQHQVPTIGYRHAGGLTDSIVDGVTGLLVSDHRELVDSLADLLDDEVARTELGRKAAARAAEFSWPQSAEAMSTVLATVAAGGYVSGVL; encoded by the coding sequence ATGTCCGAGGTCCCGATCCGCTCCGTGCTGCTCTTGTGCTGGCGCGACACCGGGCACCCCCAGGGCGGCGGCAGCGAGGCGTACCTGCAGCGCATCGGGGCGCAGCTGGCCGCCTCGGGGGTCGCGGTCACCCTGCGCACCGCCCGTTATCCGGGCGCGGCGCCCCGCGGGCAGGTCGACGGCGTGACCATCAGCCGCGGTGGCGGCCGCTACACCGTCTACATCCGGGCCGGGCTGGCCATGGTCGCCGCCCGCGCCGGTCTCGGCCCGCTGCGGCGCGTCAAACCCGACGTGGTGATCGACGCGCAGAACGGGCTGCCGTTCCTGGCCCGGCTGGCCTACGGACGCCGGTCGGTGCTGCTGGTGCACCACTGCCACCGCGAACAGTGGCCGGTCGCCGGGGAGCGGCTGGCCCGCGTCGGCTGGTTCGTCGAGTCGAAACTGTCGCCCTGGCTGCACCGGCGCAACCAGTACGTCACGGTGTCGCTGCCGTCGGCCCGCGAACTGACCGAGCTGGGTGTCGGGTCCGACCGGATCGCGGTGGTCCGCAACGGGGTCGACGAGGCGCCGCCGGGGACCCTGGACGCCCCGCGGTCGGCGACGCCGCGGGTGGTGGTGCTGTCCCGGCTGGTGCCGCACAAGCAGATCGAGGACGCGCTGTCGGCCGTCGCCGCCCTGGCGCCCCGGTTCCCGGGCCTGCATCTGGACGTCATCGGGGGCGGCTGGTGGTCGGACCGGCTGGCTGAGCAGGCCGCCGCGCTGGGCATCGCCGACGCCGTCACCTTCCACGGCCACGTCGACGACGTGACCAAACATGAACTGGTGCAACGAGCCTGGGTGCAGGTGCTGCCGTCGCGCAAGGAAGGCTGGGGACTCGCGGTGATCGAGGCCGCCCAGCACCAGGTGCCGACCATCGGCTACCGGCACGCCGGCGGCCTGACCGACTCCATCGTCGACGGGGTGACCGGCCTCCTGGTGTCCGACCACCGAGAACTGGTGGACAGCCTCGCCGACCTGCTCGACGACGAGGTGGCCCGCACCGAACTGGGCCGCAAGGCCGCCGCCCGGGCCGCCGAATTCTCCTGGCCGCAGAGCGCCGAGGCGATGAGCACCGTGCTGGCGACCGTCGCCGCCGGCGGCTACGTCAGCGGCGTGCTCTGA